A genomic window from Montipora capricornis isolate CH-2021 chromosome 8, ASM3666992v2, whole genome shotgun sequence includes:
- the LOC138060660 gene encoding uncharacterized protein isoform X1, which translates to MNFTVKAQSHFTMLCGSPVDRTVILNLICSPRKQSLYLTDLVMVLRIGARDSLDTCCGLFRIIALCCLAEKVFCSTVLWPLGQYGLPMPKSNCPPAHGFSWKKGNIYQDLEDKSNQTRISPQSHLHAMRSSTDVIRFFCMKTDKTTAFDASRNPWPKGQYCIYQKGSSCPAGMLSGSVLWDDENGVNGNRNARNGEIPEGVYNDDTKIFFCCHTSGSYNVPIELPTAKPFYLIAFRPHCQEVLNTGHIMEFIQYATEIDNNHNQKSFPYPYGAEFRNPRIHYCYYFHKACVQELTAPKGTFSSPYYPQQYNNKASCKWHIKAPWNHTILLTFEDFELQSGCCKCDYVEVWETYKNGSLVLIETFCGDGKPDSSQPVRSRSNNVTVIFHSDANVTSKGFNASYQSIAEQVFQPTSISSLATTNNNETGKTTMPPSTTTTTTTAAAIISRSEETSTSKVTHKDTIPTESPPSSTPAADPTTRDSTDQAEIISEAREENIRDARVRGNETKVNAVNVIVGVVSVLIVQVGVIALIRYCRQRRNENQDQDPGRFSVIYSNPEMKKESVADINLSSTEVIIMENKNILERDLPKGSSRESNAYEEVKDTKNPLYSRELSEFPNIYDELRNVNDSLKTGGTENKNARRKNNPVYESTENKNPRRKNNPAYESVDITLLNKQVQHP; encoded by the exons ATGAATTTTACCGTAAAAGCCCAGTCTCATTTTACAATGCTGTGCGGATCGCCAGTGGACAGAACCGTGATCCTCAACTTGATCTGCAGCCCACGTAAACAATCTTTATATCTTACAGATTTAGTCATGGTATTGCGAATTGGAGCTCGAGACAGCCTTGATACTTGCTGTGGTCTGTTCAGGATTATTGCTCTTTGCTGCTTAGCTGAAAAAG TTTTTTGCAGTACTGTCCTGTGGCCGCTGGGACAGTACGGCTTGCCGATGCCGAAGTCAAACTGTCCACCCGCTCATGGCTTCTCCTGGAAGAAAGGAAATATTTACCAAGACCTAGAGGACAAAAGTAACCAAACAAGAATTTCCCCGCAATCACATTTGCATGCAATGCGTTCGTCGACCGATGTGATAAGGTTTTTTTGTATGAAAACTGATAAGACGACCGCCTTCGACGCCTCAAGGAATCCATGGCCGAAAGGTCAATACTGCATCTATCAGAAGGGCTCGAGTTGCCCGGCGGGGATGCTGAGCGGGTCGGTGCTGTGGGATGACGAAAATGGTGTCAATGGAAACAGGAACGCCCGAAATGGTGAAATTCCAGAGGGAGTATATAACGATGATACAAAGATATTCTTTTGCTGCCATACATCAGGATCTTATAACGTTCCCATCGAGTTGCCAACTGCGAAGCCATTTTACCTCATTGCGTTTAGACCTCATTGTCAAGAAGTACTCAACACAGGTCACATAATGGAGTTTATTCAATATGCCACTGAGATTGACAATAACCACAACCAGAAAAGCTTCCCCTATCCATATGGAGCCGAGTTTCGCAATCCTCGGATACACTATTGTTACTATTTCCACAAAG CTTGTGTGCAAGAACTGACGGCTCCCAAAGGAACCTTCTCAAGTCCATACTATCCACAGCAGTACAACAACAAGGCCTCATGCAAGTGGCACATCAAAGCTCCCTGGAACCATACCATCCTGCTCACATTTGAGGACTTTGAATTGCAAAGTGGTTGCTGCAAGTGCGACTATGTCGAAGTTTGGGAAACTTACAAAAATGGTTCCCTTGTTTTAATCGAGACATTTTGTGGCGATGGAAAACCAGATTCGTCTCAACCTGTCAGATCCAGAAGCAACAATGTGACTGTTATCTTCCATTCAGATGCTAATGTGACCTCAAAAGGATTTAACGCCAGTTATCAGTCGATCGCTGAGCAAG TATTCCAACCGACTTCAATCAGCTCCCTTGCTACAACTAACAACAACGAAACAGGGAAAACAACGATGCCGCCgtcgacaacaacaacaacaacaacagcagcagcaatTATTTCAAGATCAGAAGAAACGTCCACCAGTAAAGTCACTCACAAAGATACAATACCTACGGAAAGTCCACCATCATCTACTCCTGCCGCAGATCCAACGACGCGCGACTCAACAGATCAGGCAGAAATCATCAGTGAGGCGAGAGAAGAGAACATACGCGATGCACGGGTGCGAGGAAACGAGACTAAAGTAAATGCTGTGAATGTCATTGTTGGAGTGGTTTCTGTCTTGATTGTTCAAGTTGGCGTGATAGCACTGATTCGTTATTGCAGACAACG CAGAAACGAAAACCAAGATCAAGACCCAGGACGGTTTTCTGTGATATATTCAAACCCGGAGATGAAGAAAGAAAG CGTTGCAGACATCAATTTATCCAGCACTGAAGTCATTAtcatggaaaacaaaaacattttggaGAGAGACTTACCAAAGGG CAGCTCTCGGGAATCAAATGCTTATGAAGAGGTCAAAGATACAAAAAATCCGTTGTACAGCCGTGAACTCAG CGAGTTTCCCAACATCTATGACGAGCTGAGGAACGTTAACGATTCTTTAAAGACAGGAGG TACTGAAAATAAGAATGCGAGAAGAAAAAATAACCCAGTTTACGAAAG TACTGAAAATAAGAACCCGAGGAGAAAAAACAACCCAGCTTATGAAAG TGTGGACATCACTCTCCTGAATAAACAAGTACAGCATCCTTAG
- the LOC138060660 gene encoding uncharacterized protein isoform X2, with protein sequence MNFTVKAQSHFTMLCGSPVDRTVILNLICSPRKQSLYLTDLVMVLRIGARDSLDTCCGLFRIIALCCLAEKVFCSTVLWPLGQYGLPMPKSNCPPAHGFSWKKGNIYQDLEDKSNQTRISPQSHLHAMRSSTDVIRFFCMKTDKTTAFDASRNPWPKGQYCIYQKGSSCPAGMLSGSVLWDDENGVNGNRNARNGEIPEGVYNDDTKIFFCCHTSGSYNVPIELPTAKPFYLIAFRPHCQEVLNTGHIMEFIQYATEIDNNHNQKSFPYPYGAEFRNPRIHYCYYFHKACVQELTAPKGTFSSPYYPQQYNNKASCKWHIKAPWNHTILLTFEDFELQSGCCKCDYVEVWETYKNGSLVLIETFCGDGKPDSSQPVRSRSNNVTVIFHSDANVTSKGFNASYQSIAEQVFQPTSISSLATTNNNETGKTTMPPSTTTTTTTAAAIISRSEETSTSKVTHKDTIPTESPPSSTPAADPTTRDSTDQAEIISEAREENIRDARVRGNETKVNAVNVIVGVVSVLIVQVGVIALIRYCRQRRNENQDQDPGRFSVIYSNPEMKKESVADINLSSTEVIIMENKNILERDLPKGSRESNAYEEVKDTKNPLYSRELSEFPNIYDELRNVNDSLKTGGTENKNARRKNNPVYESTENKNPRRKNNPAYESVDITLLNKQVQHP encoded by the exons ATGAATTTTACCGTAAAAGCCCAGTCTCATTTTACAATGCTGTGCGGATCGCCAGTGGACAGAACCGTGATCCTCAACTTGATCTGCAGCCCACGTAAACAATCTTTATATCTTACAGATTTAGTCATGGTATTGCGAATTGGAGCTCGAGACAGCCTTGATACTTGCTGTGGTCTGTTCAGGATTATTGCTCTTTGCTGCTTAGCTGAAAAAG TTTTTTGCAGTACTGTCCTGTGGCCGCTGGGACAGTACGGCTTGCCGATGCCGAAGTCAAACTGTCCACCCGCTCATGGCTTCTCCTGGAAGAAAGGAAATATTTACCAAGACCTAGAGGACAAAAGTAACCAAACAAGAATTTCCCCGCAATCACATTTGCATGCAATGCGTTCGTCGACCGATGTGATAAGGTTTTTTTGTATGAAAACTGATAAGACGACCGCCTTCGACGCCTCAAGGAATCCATGGCCGAAAGGTCAATACTGCATCTATCAGAAGGGCTCGAGTTGCCCGGCGGGGATGCTGAGCGGGTCGGTGCTGTGGGATGACGAAAATGGTGTCAATGGAAACAGGAACGCCCGAAATGGTGAAATTCCAGAGGGAGTATATAACGATGATACAAAGATATTCTTTTGCTGCCATACATCAGGATCTTATAACGTTCCCATCGAGTTGCCAACTGCGAAGCCATTTTACCTCATTGCGTTTAGACCTCATTGTCAAGAAGTACTCAACACAGGTCACATAATGGAGTTTATTCAATATGCCACTGAGATTGACAATAACCACAACCAGAAAAGCTTCCCCTATCCATATGGAGCCGAGTTTCGCAATCCTCGGATACACTATTGTTACTATTTCCACAAAG CTTGTGTGCAAGAACTGACGGCTCCCAAAGGAACCTTCTCAAGTCCATACTATCCACAGCAGTACAACAACAAGGCCTCATGCAAGTGGCACATCAAAGCTCCCTGGAACCATACCATCCTGCTCACATTTGAGGACTTTGAATTGCAAAGTGGTTGCTGCAAGTGCGACTATGTCGAAGTTTGGGAAACTTACAAAAATGGTTCCCTTGTTTTAATCGAGACATTTTGTGGCGATGGAAAACCAGATTCGTCTCAACCTGTCAGATCCAGAAGCAACAATGTGACTGTTATCTTCCATTCAGATGCTAATGTGACCTCAAAAGGATTTAACGCCAGTTATCAGTCGATCGCTGAGCAAG TATTCCAACCGACTTCAATCAGCTCCCTTGCTACAACTAACAACAACGAAACAGGGAAAACAACGATGCCGCCgtcgacaacaacaacaacaacaacagcagcagcaatTATTTCAAGATCAGAAGAAACGTCCACCAGTAAAGTCACTCACAAAGATACAATACCTACGGAAAGTCCACCATCATCTACTCCTGCCGCAGATCCAACGACGCGCGACTCAACAGATCAGGCAGAAATCATCAGTGAGGCGAGAGAAGAGAACATACGCGATGCACGGGTGCGAGGAAACGAGACTAAAGTAAATGCTGTGAATGTCATTGTTGGAGTGGTTTCTGTCTTGATTGTTCAAGTTGGCGTGATAGCACTGATTCGTTATTGCAGACAACG CAGAAACGAAAACCAAGATCAAGACCCAGGACGGTTTTCTGTGATATATTCAAACCCGGAGATGAAGAAAGAAAG CGTTGCAGACATCAATTTATCCAGCACTGAAGTCATTAtcatggaaaacaaaaacattttggaGAGAGACTTACCAAAGGG CTCTCGGGAATCAAATGCTTATGAAGAGGTCAAAGATACAAAAAATCCGTTGTACAGCCGTGAACTCAG CGAGTTTCCCAACATCTATGACGAGCTGAGGAACGTTAACGATTCTTTAAAGACAGGAGG TACTGAAAATAAGAATGCGAGAAGAAAAAATAACCCAGTTTACGAAAG TACTGAAAATAAGAACCCGAGGAGAAAAAACAACCCAGCTTATGAAAG TGTGGACATCACTCTCCTGAATAAACAAGTACAGCATCCTTAG
- the LOC138060660 gene encoding uncharacterized protein isoform X4 produces the protein MVLRIGARDSLDTCCGLFRIIALCCLAEKVFCSTVLWPLGQYGLPMPKSNCPPAHGFSWKKGNIYQDLEDKSNQTRISPQSHLHAMRSSTDVIRFFCMKTDKTTAFDASRNPWPKGQYCIYQKGSSCPAGMLSGSVLWDDENGVNGNRNARNGEIPEGVYNDDTKIFFCCHTSGSYNVPIELPTAKPFYLIAFRPHCQEVLNTGHIMEFIQYATEIDNNHNQKSFPYPYGAEFRNPRIHYCYYFHKACVQELTAPKGTFSSPYYPQQYNNKASCKWHIKAPWNHTILLTFEDFELQSGCCKCDYVEVWETYKNGSLVLIETFCGDGKPDSSQPVRSRSNNVTVIFHSDANVTSKGFNASYQSIAEQVFQPTSISSLATTNNNETGKTTMPPSTTTTTTTAAAIISRSEETSTSKVTHKDTIPTESPPSSTPAADPTTRDSTDQAEIISEAREENIRDARVRGNETKVNAVNVIVGVVSVLIVQVGVIALIRYCRQRRNENQDQDPGRFSVIYSNPEMKKESVADINLSSTEVIIMENKNILERDLPKGSSRESNAYEEVKDTKNPLYSRELSEFPNIYDELRNVNDSLKTGGTENKNARRKNNPVYESTENKNPRRKNNPAYESVDITLLNKQVQHP, from the exons ATGGTATTGCGAATTGGAGCTCGAGACAGCCTTGATACTTGCTGTGGTCTGTTCAGGATTATTGCTCTTTGCTGCTTAGCTGAAAAAG TTTTTTGCAGTACTGTCCTGTGGCCGCTGGGACAGTACGGCTTGCCGATGCCGAAGTCAAACTGTCCACCCGCTCATGGCTTCTCCTGGAAGAAAGGAAATATTTACCAAGACCTAGAGGACAAAAGTAACCAAACAAGAATTTCCCCGCAATCACATTTGCATGCAATGCGTTCGTCGACCGATGTGATAAGGTTTTTTTGTATGAAAACTGATAAGACGACCGCCTTCGACGCCTCAAGGAATCCATGGCCGAAAGGTCAATACTGCATCTATCAGAAGGGCTCGAGTTGCCCGGCGGGGATGCTGAGCGGGTCGGTGCTGTGGGATGACGAAAATGGTGTCAATGGAAACAGGAACGCCCGAAATGGTGAAATTCCAGAGGGAGTATATAACGATGATACAAAGATATTCTTTTGCTGCCATACATCAGGATCTTATAACGTTCCCATCGAGTTGCCAACTGCGAAGCCATTTTACCTCATTGCGTTTAGACCTCATTGTCAAGAAGTACTCAACACAGGTCACATAATGGAGTTTATTCAATATGCCACTGAGATTGACAATAACCACAACCAGAAAAGCTTCCCCTATCCATATGGAGCCGAGTTTCGCAATCCTCGGATACACTATTGTTACTATTTCCACAAAG CTTGTGTGCAAGAACTGACGGCTCCCAAAGGAACCTTCTCAAGTCCATACTATCCACAGCAGTACAACAACAAGGCCTCATGCAAGTGGCACATCAAAGCTCCCTGGAACCATACCATCCTGCTCACATTTGAGGACTTTGAATTGCAAAGTGGTTGCTGCAAGTGCGACTATGTCGAAGTTTGGGAAACTTACAAAAATGGTTCCCTTGTTTTAATCGAGACATTTTGTGGCGATGGAAAACCAGATTCGTCTCAACCTGTCAGATCCAGAAGCAACAATGTGACTGTTATCTTCCATTCAGATGCTAATGTGACCTCAAAAGGATTTAACGCCAGTTATCAGTCGATCGCTGAGCAAG TATTCCAACCGACTTCAATCAGCTCCCTTGCTACAACTAACAACAACGAAACAGGGAAAACAACGATGCCGCCgtcgacaacaacaacaacaacaacagcagcagcaatTATTTCAAGATCAGAAGAAACGTCCACCAGTAAAGTCACTCACAAAGATACAATACCTACGGAAAGTCCACCATCATCTACTCCTGCCGCAGATCCAACGACGCGCGACTCAACAGATCAGGCAGAAATCATCAGTGAGGCGAGAGAAGAGAACATACGCGATGCACGGGTGCGAGGAAACGAGACTAAAGTAAATGCTGTGAATGTCATTGTTGGAGTGGTTTCTGTCTTGATTGTTCAAGTTGGCGTGATAGCACTGATTCGTTATTGCAGACAACG CAGAAACGAAAACCAAGATCAAGACCCAGGACGGTTTTCTGTGATATATTCAAACCCGGAGATGAAGAAAGAAAG CGTTGCAGACATCAATTTATCCAGCACTGAAGTCATTAtcatggaaaacaaaaacattttggaGAGAGACTTACCAAAGGG CAGCTCTCGGGAATCAAATGCTTATGAAGAGGTCAAAGATACAAAAAATCCGTTGTACAGCCGTGAACTCAG CGAGTTTCCCAACATCTATGACGAGCTGAGGAACGTTAACGATTCTTTAAAGACAGGAGG TACTGAAAATAAGAATGCGAGAAGAAAAAATAACCCAGTTTACGAAAG TACTGAAAATAAGAACCCGAGGAGAAAAAACAACCCAGCTTATGAAAG TGTGGACATCACTCTCCTGAATAAACAAGTACAGCATCCTTAG
- the LOC138060660 gene encoding uncharacterized protein isoform X3, with translation MNFTVKAQSHFTMLCGSPVDRTVILNLICSPRKQSLYLTDLVMVLRIGARDSLDTCCGLFRIIALCCLAEKVFCSTVLWPLGQYGLPMPKSNCPPAHGFSWKKGNIYQDLEDKSNQTRISPQSHLHAMRSSTDVIRFFCMKTDKTTAFDASRNPWPKGQYCIYQKGSSCPAGMLSGSVLWDDENGVNGNRNARNGEIPEGVYNDDTKIFFCCHTSGSYNVPIELPTAKPFYLIAFRPHCQEVLNTGHIMEFIQYATEIDNNHNQKSFPYPYGAEFRNPRIHYCYYFHKACVQELTAPKGTFSSPYYPQQYNNKASCKWHIKAPWNHTILLTFEDFELQSGCCKCDYVEVWETYKNGSLVLIETFCGDGKPDSSQPVRSRSNNVTVIFHSDANVTSKGFNASYQSIAEQVFQPTSISSLATTNNNETGKTTMPPSTTTTTTTAAAIISRSEETSTSKVTHKDTIPTESPPSSTPAADPTTRDSTDQAEIISEAREENIRDARVRGNETKVNAVNVIVGVVSVLIVQVGVIALIRYCRQRNENQDQDPGRFSVIYSNPEMKKESVADINLSSTEVIIMENKNILERDLPKGSSRESNAYEEVKDTKNPLYSRELSEFPNIYDELRNVNDSLKTGGTENKNARRKNNPVYESTENKNPRRKNNPAYESVDITLLNKQVQHP, from the exons ATGAATTTTACCGTAAAAGCCCAGTCTCATTTTACAATGCTGTGCGGATCGCCAGTGGACAGAACCGTGATCCTCAACTTGATCTGCAGCCCACGTAAACAATCTTTATATCTTACAGATTTAGTCATGGTATTGCGAATTGGAGCTCGAGACAGCCTTGATACTTGCTGTGGTCTGTTCAGGATTATTGCTCTTTGCTGCTTAGCTGAAAAAG TTTTTTGCAGTACTGTCCTGTGGCCGCTGGGACAGTACGGCTTGCCGATGCCGAAGTCAAACTGTCCACCCGCTCATGGCTTCTCCTGGAAGAAAGGAAATATTTACCAAGACCTAGAGGACAAAAGTAACCAAACAAGAATTTCCCCGCAATCACATTTGCATGCAATGCGTTCGTCGACCGATGTGATAAGGTTTTTTTGTATGAAAACTGATAAGACGACCGCCTTCGACGCCTCAAGGAATCCATGGCCGAAAGGTCAATACTGCATCTATCAGAAGGGCTCGAGTTGCCCGGCGGGGATGCTGAGCGGGTCGGTGCTGTGGGATGACGAAAATGGTGTCAATGGAAACAGGAACGCCCGAAATGGTGAAATTCCAGAGGGAGTATATAACGATGATACAAAGATATTCTTTTGCTGCCATACATCAGGATCTTATAACGTTCCCATCGAGTTGCCAACTGCGAAGCCATTTTACCTCATTGCGTTTAGACCTCATTGTCAAGAAGTACTCAACACAGGTCACATAATGGAGTTTATTCAATATGCCACTGAGATTGACAATAACCACAACCAGAAAAGCTTCCCCTATCCATATGGAGCCGAGTTTCGCAATCCTCGGATACACTATTGTTACTATTTCCACAAAG CTTGTGTGCAAGAACTGACGGCTCCCAAAGGAACCTTCTCAAGTCCATACTATCCACAGCAGTACAACAACAAGGCCTCATGCAAGTGGCACATCAAAGCTCCCTGGAACCATACCATCCTGCTCACATTTGAGGACTTTGAATTGCAAAGTGGTTGCTGCAAGTGCGACTATGTCGAAGTTTGGGAAACTTACAAAAATGGTTCCCTTGTTTTAATCGAGACATTTTGTGGCGATGGAAAACCAGATTCGTCTCAACCTGTCAGATCCAGAAGCAACAATGTGACTGTTATCTTCCATTCAGATGCTAATGTGACCTCAAAAGGATTTAACGCCAGTTATCAGTCGATCGCTGAGCAAG TATTCCAACCGACTTCAATCAGCTCCCTTGCTACAACTAACAACAACGAAACAGGGAAAACAACGATGCCGCCgtcgacaacaacaacaacaacaacagcagcagcaatTATTTCAAGATCAGAAGAAACGTCCACCAGTAAAGTCACTCACAAAGATACAATACCTACGGAAAGTCCACCATCATCTACTCCTGCCGCAGATCCAACGACGCGCGACTCAACAGATCAGGCAGAAATCATCAGTGAGGCGAGAGAAGAGAACATACGCGATGCACGGGTGCGAGGAAACGAGACTAAAGTAAATGCTGTGAATGTCATTGTTGGAGTGGTTTCTGTCTTGATTGTTCAAGTTGGCGTGATAGCACTGATTCGTTATTGCAGACAACG AAACGAAAACCAAGATCAAGACCCAGGACGGTTTTCTGTGATATATTCAAACCCGGAGATGAAGAAAGAAAG CGTTGCAGACATCAATTTATCCAGCACTGAAGTCATTAtcatggaaaacaaaaacattttggaGAGAGACTTACCAAAGGG CAGCTCTCGGGAATCAAATGCTTATGAAGAGGTCAAAGATACAAAAAATCCGTTGTACAGCCGTGAACTCAG CGAGTTTCCCAACATCTATGACGAGCTGAGGAACGTTAACGATTCTTTAAAGACAGGAGG TACTGAAAATAAGAATGCGAGAAGAAAAAATAACCCAGTTTACGAAAG TACTGAAAATAAGAACCCGAGGAGAAAAAACAACCCAGCTTATGAAAG TGTGGACATCACTCTCCTGAATAAACAAGTACAGCATCCTTAG